One stretch of Francisella sp. LA112445 DNA includes these proteins:
- a CDS encoding exodeoxyribonuclease III, translating into MIKVTSFNANGIRAATRKGFWEWFESQDIDFLCIQETKAQFHQLEGDNQYFPEGYHCYFKDAVKKGYSGTAIYAKKKPLKVIKELGLDWADDEGRYIQLDYENFSIASLYLPSGSSGDVRQEYKMQFLEKYKEILKEQVESGRDFIVCGDFNIVHKEIDIKNWKSNYGKTSGVLPEEQAWLDHIFDDLGWVDTFRVINQEPDYYTWWSNRGQARAKNVGWRIDYHISTPALKDKVVPKSDYIYKENWFSDHAPLTISYDYEV; encoded by the coding sequence ATGATTAAAGTAACAAGTTTTAATGCTAATGGTATTCGTGCGGCTACACGCAAAGGTTTTTGGGAATGGTTTGAATCACAAGATATAGATTTTTTATGTATCCAAGAGACAAAAGCACAGTTTCATCAACTTGAAGGAGATAATCAATATTTCCCCGAAGGCTATCATTGCTACTTTAAAGATGCTGTCAAAAAAGGCTATAGTGGTACTGCTATTTATGCCAAGAAAAAGCCTCTAAAAGTTATCAAAGAGCTTGGGCTTGATTGGGCAGATGATGAAGGTCGCTATATACAGTTAGATTATGAAAACTTTAGTATTGCTAGTTTATATTTGCCAAGTGGTTCTAGCGGCGATGTACGTCAAGAATATAAAATGCAGTTTCTTGAGAAATACAAAGAGATACTAAAAGAACAAGTTGAATCTGGTAGAGATTTTATAGTTTGTGGCGATTTTAATATCGTGCATAAAGAGATTGATATCAAAAATTGGAAATCTAACTATGGTAAAACATCTGGGGTATTACCAGAAGAGCAAGCTTGGTTAGATCATATATTTGATGATTTAGGTTGGGTTGATACATTTAGAGTTATTAACCAAGAGCCTGATTACTATACTTGGTGGTCAAATCGTGGTCAAGCTAGAGCAAAGAATGTCGGCTGGAGAATTGACTATCATATTTCAACACCTGCTTTAAAAGATAAAGTAGTACCCAAATCTGATTATATCTACAAAGAAAACTGGTTTTCAGATCATGCGCCTTTGACTATTAGTTATGATTATGAGGTTTAG
- a CDS encoding SDR family oxidoreductase has protein sequence MNYRVVLITGATKGIGLATSLYLKEQGWKVIGIARSYVESFPGELFLCDLANEKQTASTLIQINAIHGCPNAIINNVGIAIPEALEKVSISALNEVYNLNVRSAVQVTQFFIEKMKSKKHCKIVNIASRAIFGVKNRTSYSAAKSALVGCTKTWALELAKYGICVNAIAPGPVDTELFRKTRPIGSKEEKEVLESIPMNRIGKPKEIAATIAFLLSKEASFITGQVICVDGGGSL, from the coding sequence ATGAATTATAGGGTTGTTTTAATTACAGGTGCAACAAAAGGGATTGGATTAGCTACAAGCTTATATCTAAAAGAACAGGGATGGAAAGTAATTGGAATAGCAAGATCTTATGTTGAAAGCTTTCCTGGAGAATTATTCCTATGTGATTTAGCTAATGAAAAACAAACCGCATCAACACTTATTCAAATAAATGCAATTCATGGATGTCCAAACGCTATTATTAACAATGTTGGTATTGCAATTCCAGAAGCATTAGAAAAAGTTTCTATTTCTGCACTAAATGAAGTTTATAACTTAAATGTCAGAAGTGCTGTTCAAGTAACACAATTTTTTATTGAGAAAATGAAATCAAAAAAACATTGCAAAATAGTTAATATTGCAAGTAGAGCTATTTTTGGCGTTAAGAATCGTACCAGTTACTCTGCTGCAAAATCAGCTTTAGTTGGATGTACTAAAACATGGGCTCTTGAGCTTGCTAAGTATGGGATATGTGTAAATGCTATAGCACCAGGCCCTGTAGATACTGAACTATTTAGAAAAACAAGACCTATTGGTAGCAAAGAAGAAAAAGAAGTCTTAGAGTCTATTCCTATGAATCGTATAGGTAAACCTAAAGAAATAGCTGCAACAATAGCTTTCCTCCTATCAAAAGAAGCATCCTTTATAACTGGACAAGTTATTTGTGTTGATGGTGGTGGAAGCTTATAG
- a CDS encoding AAA family ATPase translates to MPNAYIFSGLPGVGKTTLAKQLAKAIPNTAYFRIDTIEYYLKKEYPQELTKQGYEIAFYQAKENLELGKGVIIDCCNPVLESRELWNKLSEVNSTKVINIEVICSDKQTHQDRVEARYKSGSNKYPTWQDVLCRNYQAWDQSIIKIDTANSSIEDSFKILIDQIKEY, encoded by the coding sequence ATGCCAAATGCTTATATATTCTCAGGTTTACCAGGAGTAGGCAAAACAACTTTAGCTAAGCAACTAGCAAAAGCTATACCTAATACTGCCTATTTTAGAATTGACACAATCGAATACTATCTTAAAAAAGAATATCCTCAAGAGCTAACTAAACAAGGATATGAAATAGCATTCTATCAAGCAAAAGAAAATCTTGAGCTTGGTAAAGGTGTGATTATAGACTGTTGTAATCCTGTTTTAGAATCTCGAGAATTATGGAATAAACTATCTGAAGTAAATTCCACTAAAGTAATAAATATTGAAGTTATATGTAGTGATAAACAAACTCATCAAGATAGAGTAGAAGCTAGATATAAATCAGGTTCAAATAAATACCCTACTTGGCAAGACGTATTATGTAGAAATTATCAAGCTTGGGATCAATCTATAATTAAAATTGATACAGCAAATTCTAGTATAGAAGACTCGTTTAAAATCTTAATAGATCAAATAAAGGAGTATTAA
- a CDS encoding 2'-5' RNA ligase family protein produces MNKRIFSKLLLTISIILITCNVFAENLKQYNIYLILSNKATKYVRSFDNSIEKTDVLKKYNTRPFIENHPVHLTLYLTSFDKKNITNIEKQLVKIAKNTSPFDIKTDKFIAGKSGFVMLDIQNSPKLQKLSNKVVTDLSKYRNKDYPTPSWVKYYPTKLKSFKEYGSPNTFNQFNPHLSILAANLDSDKARASFENDFNQIIQETKLKPESFKIKAIGFGEVDKYGQVTKSLHIYSLKG; encoded by the coding sequence ATGAACAAAAGAATATTTTCTAAACTATTACTAACTATATCTATAATACTTATAACTTGTAATGTATTTGCAGAAAATCTTAAGCAATATAATATTTATCTTATACTTTCTAATAAGGCAACTAAATATGTTAGAAGTTTTGATAACTCTATAGAAAAAACAGATGTTCTCAAAAAATATAATACTAGGCCTTTTATTGAAAACCACCCTGTACATTTAACGCTTTATTTAACAAGTTTTGATAAGAAAAATATTACAAATATAGAAAAACAACTAGTAAAAATTGCAAAAAACACATCTCCGTTTGATATTAAAACAGATAAGTTTATCGCTGGTAAAAGTGGCTTTGTAATGTTAGATATTCAGAACTCGCCAAAGCTTCAAAAATTATCGAATAAAGTTGTAACTGATTTGTCTAAATATAGAAATAAAGACTACCCTACTCCTAGTTGGGTAAAATATTATCCAACTAAACTAAAATCTTTCAAAGAATATGGCTCACCGAATACATTTAATCAGTTTAATCCTCATCTAAGTATATTAGCAGCTAATTTAGATAGTGATAAAGCTAGAGCTAGTTTTGAAAATGATTTTAACCAAATAATACAAGAGACCAAACTAAAACCAGAAAGCTTTAAAATAAAAGCTATAGGTTTTGGTGAAGTAGATAAATACGGCCAAGTAACTAAATCACTACATATTTATAGTTTAAAAGGTTAA
- a CDS encoding carbonic anhydrase family protein: MKYKNIFKGLILASSFSIFSFAYSNSKTTETAQWGYVGAEGPEHWGDLSKKYKECAIGKQQSPINLVTTKAVKGSEADKVKIDYHLHVESILNNGHTIQILFKPGSYIFIGKQKYELKQMHFHTPSENYVDGKEYPFEAHFVNISKDGKIAVLALLYQYSDTKTNPFINKIWPHIPKKVGETNTFSFTVNKTDSPLPNGHHSFYEYTGSLTTPPCTEGVKWIILKRKAKISKKEVQTFRDILTFNNDRPIQKSDNRKIFFEQE, from the coding sequence ATGAAATATAAAAATATTTTTAAAGGATTAATTTTAGCATCTTCTTTTAGTATTTTTAGTTTTGCATATTCAAATAGTAAAACTACAGAAACTGCTCAATGGGGATATGTTGGAGCTGAAGGCCCTGAACATTGGGGTGATTTGTCTAAAAAATATAAAGAGTGCGCTATAGGAAAACAACAATCTCCAATAAACTTAGTCACAACAAAAGCAGTAAAAGGTAGTGAAGCAGATAAAGTAAAAATTGATTATCACTTACATGTTGAATCAATACTAAATAACGGCCACACAATACAAATTTTATTTAAGCCAGGTAGCTATATATTTATTGGAAAACAGAAATATGAATTAAAGCAAATGCATTTCCATACTCCTAGTGAAAATTATGTAGATGGTAAAGAATATCCTTTTGAAGCTCACTTTGTAAATATATCAAAAGATGGCAAAATAGCTGTATTAGCATTGCTTTATCAATATAGTGATACAAAAACTAATCCTTTTATAAACAAAATATGGCCACATATTCCTAAAAAAGTTGGTGAAACTAATACATTTAGCTTTACTGTAAATAAGACTGATAGTCCACTTCCTAATGGCCATCATTCTTTTTATGAATATACAGGATCTTTGACAACTCCACCATGTACTGAAGGAGTTAAGTGGATAATATTAAAAAGAAAAGCTAAGATATCTAAAAAAGAAGTTCAAACATTTAGAGATATTCTGACTTTTAATAATGATAGACCTATTCAAAAATCAGATAATAGAAAAATATTTTTTGAACAAGAATAA
- the gorA gene encoding glutathione-disulfide reductase, with amino-acid sequence MKNNHFDVISLGGGSGGIASAVQAAKFGKKVAIIEKRELGGTCVNRGCVPKKAMFYGAMIAEQLKHDVAGYGFDVEVKGFNWATLKEKRAKYIGNIHGFYDRLLDKWDITHFNNWGKFKDNKTIVLDDGTEITADHIFISPGAYPIVLKNIEGSELGITSDEFFELEETPKKAVIVGGGYIGVEIAGVLNAHGTDTTIMVRRDKPLMEFDNDISDALVECMEMTNLKVMNHTNITKVEKVGETLKISTDTGKVLEDIDTLIWATGRAPNTHNLGIENTDIEITDKGIIPANEWSETNVEGVYSLGDASGVPQLTPVAIKTGRYLARRLFNGETDLKANLQNIPTVIFSHPAIGTVGLSEKEAREKYGDDNVKVYKSRFTALYCAISGHRMPTVMKLVVTGENEKVVGCHMIGLNVDEMLQGFAVAINMGATKRDFDDTIAIHPTSSEELVTLV; translated from the coding sequence ATGAAAAATAATCACTTTGATGTAATAAGTTTAGGTGGTGGCTCTGGAGGCATAGCATCTGCTGTACAAGCTGCTAAATTTGGTAAAAAAGTTGCAATTATTGAAAAACGTGAACTTGGTGGCACATGTGTAAACCGTGGCTGTGTTCCTAAAAAAGCAATGTTTTATGGTGCTATGATTGCAGAGCAGTTAAAGCATGATGTTGCAGGTTATGGTTTTGATGTTGAGGTTAAAGGTTTTAACTGGGCTACTTTAAAAGAAAAAAGAGCTAAGTATATCGGAAATATCCATGGCTTCTATGATAGATTACTTGATAAGTGGGATATCACTCACTTTAATAACTGGGGTAAATTCAAAGATAATAAAACTATAGTTCTAGATGATGGCACTGAGATAACTGCAGATCATATTTTTATATCTCCAGGTGCGTACCCTATCGTACTAAAAAATATCGAAGGATCTGAACTAGGTATTACATCAGATGAGTTTTTTGAGTTAGAAGAAACTCCTAAAAAAGCTGTTATCGTTGGTGGTGGCTATATTGGTGTTGAAATTGCTGGTGTGTTAAATGCTCATGGTACTGATACTACTATAATGGTACGCAGAGATAAGCCTCTAATGGAATTTGATAATGATATTAGTGATGCTTTAGTTGAATGTATGGAAATGACTAATCTTAAGGTAATGAACCATACAAATATTACTAAAGTAGAAAAAGTTGGTGAAACTCTAAAAATCTCTACTGATACTGGTAAAGTATTAGAAGATATTGATACTCTAATATGGGCAACAGGTCGTGCTCCTAATACTCATAATCTAGGTATAGAAAACACAGATATAGAAATAACTGACAAGGGTATAATTCCTGCTAATGAGTGGTCTGAAACAAATGTTGAAGGTGTATATTCTCTAGGTGATGCCTCAGGTGTTCCTCAACTAACGCCAGTAGCTATTAAAACAGGTAGGTATCTAGCTCGTAGACTTTTCAATGGTGAAACTGACCTAAAAGCAAATCTTCAAAATATTCCTACAGTAATATTTTCTCACCCTGCTATTGGTACTGTTGGCCTATCTGAGAAAGAGGCTAGAGAAAAATATGGCGATGATAATGTAAAAGTTTACAAATCTCGTTTTACAGCTTTATACTGTGCTATCTCAGGTCATAGAATGCCAACAGTAATGAAACTAGTTGTAACTGGTGAAAATGAAAAAGTAGTTGGCTGTCATATGATCGGACTAAATGTTGATGAAATGCTTCAAGGATTTGCAGTAGCTATTAATATGGGTGCAACTAAGCGTGATTTTGATGACACTATAGCTATCCACCCTACTAGTTCAGAGGAGTTGGTAACTCTAGTTTAA